CGGCTGCGTCAACGTACGCTCACCCACCCGAAGCACCACCACATAACGACCCGACGACCAGGCGCCCGTCGCCAGCTCCACCTCCTGCGCCGCCGGCAACCCAAAACGTGTGCTTCGCATGGCTCCTTCCGTTTTCGGTTAGGGAAAGGTTTTCTGCGCAACCGAGAACGGCCGGTGACAGAAGGGGTCACCACTTCGCCGTGGTTATGGCAAAAGAAAATACAAACAGAAGGGTCTGTCAAGCCCTGGTGGTGTCTCCATGGGGTGGTAGCTCAGGCGCTTGTTTTGGTTGGGAGATGGAGTTGCTGTCGGTTATGGGTTGGGAGGAAGTCAGGGAAAAAACGCTTTGCTGCATGTTTGGCGTGAGTGCTGGGGAGTGCCTTGCCGTGGAGCCCAGCAATTCTGCTCCCCCTTGGAGGGGGAGCAGGCCGAAGGGCCTGAGGGGGTGTCTGTTGGAAGGCAGCGTTGCCGTCAGAAACAGCGTAGCCGCTGGATCATGGGTGAGATGGTTGGCCCCTCCCCATGTCCCTTTCTCCGGTGGGGAGGGGGAACGCATCAATACCGGTCGGTCTGCTACCCAGCGGCCGCGTCAGATCCGCCAGGGTCCAGCAACCAGAGCCTCTCCTCCCCCTTCGAGGGAGAGCTGTCGCGAAGCAACTGAGGGGGTGCCTGTTGGAGGACAGCGTTGCCGTCAGAAGCTGCCTTAGATGCTTACCGTTGCCGTTTCGGTCAGTGCGTTGCTGCTGGCGCTGGCTTTTTCTTCGGAGGCAGGTCGTTGCCGCGGGGGACGAAAGCCTGAATGCCGGTGATTTCGCGGCCGAGAATCAGGCCGTGAATGTCGTAGGTGCCCTCGTAGGTATTTACGCTTTCGAGGTTCACCATGTGGTGAATGACCCGGTAGTCGCCCACGATCCCGTTGGCGCCGTGCATGTCGCGCGCCATGCGCGCAATTTCCAGCGCTTTGCCCGCATTGTTGCGTTTGGCCAGGGAGATCTGCGCAGGGGTTACCTTACCTTCATCGGCCAGTTGCCCCAGCCGGAAGGCCAGCAGTTGCATCTGGGTAATCTCGGTAAGCATATGGGCCAGCTTTGTCTGGATGAGCTGCATGGCTGCCAGCGGGTAGCCGAACTGGGTGCGTTCCATTACATAGCGCCGCGTGCGCTGGTAGCAGTCTTCAGCCGCCCCTACGGTTCCCCAGGCGATGCCGTAGCGGGCATTGCTCAGGCAGGAGAACGGTCCGCGCAGTCCCCGTACCCCCGGCAGTACGTTTGCATCAGGCACGAACACGTCTTCCATAACGATCTCACCGGTTGACGAGGCGCGCAATGACATTTTGTTTTTGGTTTCCGGTGTTGAGAGGCCAGGCATGTCGCGCTCGAGGATGAAGCCCATGATGTCGCCCTCGTCGTCCGGATGTTCTCGGGCGCGGGCCCAGACCACGGCAATGTCGGCGATGGGTGCGTTCGTGATCCAGGCTTTTGTACCGTTGAGAATCCAGCCGCCGTCGACGCGTCGGGCCGTCGTTTCCATCGAGCCCGGATCGGAGCCGTGATCGGGTTCGGTCAATCCGAAGCAGCCGATCAGCTCTCCGGTAGCCAGCTTGGGCAGGTATTTGCGCTTTTGTTCTTCGGTGCCGTACTTCTCGATCGGAAACATGACGAGCGACGACTGGACCGACATGAACGAGCGGTACGCTGAATCGACGCGTTCCAGCTCACGCGCAATCAGTCCGTAGGCCGTGTAACTGGTGCCACCGCCGCCATATCGGGGGTCGATCGTTGCGCCCAGCAGGCCCAGCTCGCCCATTTCGCGCGGAATCTCTCGGTGAAAGATGCCCTGCTGGTTGCCTTCGAGCGCTCGGGGTTCGAGGCAGCTCTGCGCGTACTCGCGTGCCGTCTCCATGATCAGGCGGTCCTCTTCCTTCAGCATCGACTCGAAGAGGAACGCGTCATCCGGGTTGAAGGGGAACGAGCCCATAGTGCTTTCAATCTTTTGGGTTGGCAAACCTTATCCGTAATTCCAGTTCACGCCACGGCCCTGTTCGGGATCCGGATAGTGCCAGGTAACGGCACCCTGATCGCAGGCGTACATGCAGGTGCCACATTCGATACAGTCTTCGAACTGAAAGTGCACCTGCCCCTGCTCATCAATTGTATAGCAGTTGGCCGGGCACACATAGGTGGTCGCTTTGTGCGGGCAGCGTGTGTTGCAGATGTCGGTATCCACCAGGATGTGCGGCCGGGCGTCCCGGCGTTCCTGGTTACGGTAGTTGACTTTTCCGAGGCGTTCGGCAATGGTCATGACATCAGAGAGATTTCCAGGCACGGTAGGTAAGTTTCAAGAGTTCCAGGGGAGAGCTATGGCGACGGACCACCTTGCGCAGGATCTGGTGCAGTTTCGGAGTCGGCCGGTTCTCCACGCGGAAGAATTCTCGGCCCAGCTCGCACACCAGGCGGGGCATGCGTTCGTACATCACCGGTTCATGAAGCAAACGGACAGCCGCCTGGAAGTTCCGCATGTTCTGGAGGACGTAGCTCTGTTCCAGGCGTTCGCGGTAGCGGCGGAGCATGGCGGCTGAAAAGTCGCCGGCCTGGCGAGCTTCAAGGACGGTTTCGGCAGCGAGGATGCCCGAATGCATCGCGAAATCCATGCCTTGAATGGCTTTGCCAGCGTTCAGCAGCAGGTTGGCCGCTTCGCCGGCTACCAGCACGCCATCGGCGTACACTTCGCGCGGCATGGCGCGCAGGTCGCCAGTGGAGACTACGTGTGCCGAGTACTCGACGACTTCACCGCCCCGGATCATGTCGGCCACCACAGGATGCGCTTTGAAGCGGTCCAGCAGCTCGTAGGGTTTTTTACGCTTGCGGCGCAGGTCGGCCATGC
This genomic interval from Rhodothermus sp. contains the following:
- a CDS encoding acyl-CoA dehydrogenase, giving the protein MGSFPFNPDDAFLFESMLKEEDRLIMETAREYAQSCLEPRALEGNQQGIFHREIPREMGELGLLGATIDPRYGGGGTSYTAYGLIARELERVDSAYRSFMSVQSSLVMFPIEKYGTEEQKRKYLPKLATGELIGCFGLTEPDHGSDPGSMETTARRVDGGWILNGTKAWITNAPIADIAVVWARAREHPDDEGDIMGFILERDMPGLSTPETKNKMSLRASSTGEIVMEDVFVPDANVLPGVRGLRGPFSCLSNARYGIAWGTVGAAEDCYQRTRRYVMERTQFGYPLAAMQLIQTKLAHMLTEITQMQLLAFRLGQLADEGKVTPAQISLAKRNNAGKALEIARMARDMHGANGIVGDYRVIHHMVNLESVNTYEGTYDIHGLILGREITGIQAFVPRGNDLPPKKKPAPAATH
- a CDS encoding 4Fe-4S binding protein, encoding MTIAERLGKVNYRNQERRDARPHILVDTDICNTRCPHKATTYVCPANCYTIDEQGQVHFQFEDCIECGTCMYACDQGAVTWHYPDPEQGRGVNWNYG